ATTGTACACTTAGGCTTAACTTGCCCAGGCTCCACAAAAGTTCTGGTTCCGCCACTGCGCAAGTGTAATTTGATAGTTGATGCGCTGTAGAGTATGGTGTCGGAACAAATGTTGTGACGACTGCTTCTAGCTGCAACGCTTGCTCCTCTGGCCTCTTCTTGAAAGACGGCGCACAGCAGCGGGAGGCGCAGTGCACAGCTGAACCGAGTGGGCGGCTGTGCAGCACCGACGTGTCGCGGGACTGGGTGCCGACAGAAGTGGCTGGTGTCACGTAGAAGCGGTGCAGTGCCAGACGAAGGACCACAGCGTGGTGCGGTGGCACGGAGCGGGTTGGGCGGCTCAGCAACGGGGATTTAGAGGAGAATGACGATGGACTCGGTAGGGGATTCATTTTTTTCCTAAGGCAACTTGGTAGGGGATTCCTAAGAGGCTGACACGTTATTGGGCGGTTTGGGCTTTAGCGCCGGTGGTTGTGCCCTTGCCCTTGTCGTCTTTAACACAGAAGTACCGGTCGATGATGCAATATAGATCCAGTCGAATCTGCCCACTACCAAAGTTATTCGATCTGTCACTAGCTATGTGGGTCCGGGCAGTCAGTAGCGTGCGTGACATAGGTCCGGACGCCTGCAAACCTCCTACCTGTTTGCTTCTATTTTGTGAGAATTCAGACATTTGGACCGGTCCGCGGAGTTTGGAGGACAACGTTGGAGGGTTCAAACTGTCCGGACCGCGCAGTTACGACCAGTTTGACATACAactttggagatgccctaagagGACCTAAAATGTGAACACAGTGCCAAGTTTCATCAAGAAAACGATATTCAACCATCATTTACATGGATAGCATTAGGTAATAGGTGGACAAATACATTGTCTAATTTTTTTCATTAGTACAAATCAAAATCCTATACAAATACACACCAAAGTACATAATCAAAGTAGAACAAACACTACTGGAAATTCACTCTACGCCGAGTGCCAGAAACACTTGGCAAAGGCTTTGCCAATAATTGTTCTCGGCAAAGAGTACTCGGCGTACACCTCTCAAGAAAACTCAATTTCGTCGAGAACCATCCGTCGGGCACTGGGCAAACAGTTTTCCAAGAGCCAAGGGGGTTGCCACTTGGCGCGTCTTTGCCGAGAGCCATCAAGAAGTTTGAACAATCTCAAACTATAACTTTACGATTTCAAAGGAAAGTTAACACCCAGTTTACAATAACATGAGCTCAATCAAACACCTTTTTTCAAGGAGGGACAAATCCTCAACGGTGTAACAGTCCATGCCGCTCCTTCAAAAAACATTCCAAGCTGCTCACATCCAAGGATTTTTTTTTGACAAACCACCCGCTAACGACAAATTTCGCTGCCCCATGAGAAACCCATATACCGAGTAAAACAAATGGTAgaactttcaaaaaaaaaaaattaaACTGTCGATGTGTAGTTAGATAGGCAGGAACTGAAACATATCACACCTAAATAGCGATGGTGTAGTGGTAACTAGGGTCTTCCATATCGAGTCCAACCATATATATAGGCCGCTGGTTTGGCCCTCGGTCATGCGGACCTAACCAGACAGTTTCTGAATATATTTAGTTCAATAATAATGTATATAAGTGGTACATAATTTTGAATTCAAAATTTGATTTAAATTTCGCCTGAAATTTGTCTGGTATTTCATGGTTACGTGGTAACCTGGAATCTCTGTCCCCCATGAGAAAAAAAATCATTCAGAATTCAAAACCTTGCTCACATCTCAACCGGGACCCTGTTGTACAACTCCTCCTTGTCCAGGCGCGGCTTGGCGACAGCCTGCAGCGGCGTGCTCATGAACGTGACGATTCCGGGGGACTCCATCATGTCAACATCCTCCGGCATGGTGCCTTCTGGCAGAGACCACTCGAAATGGTGCAGAAGGTGCCCGATCATGGAGGCCACGAGGTTGATTCCCAGCTGCGCACCAGGACACACCCTCCGGCCCGCGCCGAAGGGGAGCACCCTGAAGTCACCACCCTTGATGTCAATGCTCTCCTCCAGGAAACGCTCCGGCCTGTACTCCAGCGGGTTGCTCCACACATCGGGATTGCGAGCGATCGCCCACACATTCACCGTGACATCAGCGCCCTTTGGGATGTTGTAGTCGCCGACCTTGACGCTTGCGCTGGCCTTGTGGGGCAGCATGAGCGGCGTTGCCGGGTGCAACCGGAGGGACTCCTTGACGACGGCTAGCAAGTACGGCAGTTTTTGGAAGTCGGTCTCGGACATGACGCGGTCACGGCCGATGACACTGTCCAACTCCTCTTGCAGCTTCTTCTGCACCCTGGGATACCTGACCAGCTCTGCCATTGCCCACTCGACTGATATGACTGTTGTATCCATGCCAGTAGTGATGATGTCCTGAACACAAGGAACAAATCTTGGGGTGGTAAGCACTAAAGAAATCACAAGAGGGCCCCCTCAACGGATTATCAGGGTGCAACTTCAGTACATAGCAGATATGGTGTACTGCTTTGATGTTGATTTAGCAGTATGAACAAGTTTGACATGTGCAATATACGAATATACGAGGAGGCATCCAGGGACAAAGATTACACTGGTTTACCAGTATGAACAAGTTTAGCATTTGCAAGATAGGAATATAAAGAGGCACAGTCTGATTTTTTTTTGGCTAAATACTATTCCCTCCCTCTCATATTAACTGTCGCTCAGCCGAATGTACCTAGACGTATATCAGTGCTAAATCCATTCGTTTGAGCACAACAATTAACATGGGAAGGAGGAAATAGTTGGTGATGAATTAGTATTTAACAACAAAGCATTGGACGCGGATTTGGTAAACATGGTTCCACGCGCACCCCTTAtgaatagtaaattcaaaaaattagaaaaaatcaaaaaaatctgaactttttttaaaatataCATAGTTAACCGGTATACTCACGTATGAAGTTTCACGAAGAAATCACATCCATGGTATTCTTGGCAAAATTGACAAAATCGAAGCTATATTAAAAAACACTGTTTGATGAATAGTATGGTCCTAATTGTATTTTCTTCACTAAGAATACCATAGGTGTCAATAGATCACGAAACTTCACACGCGATTAGAATGGTTGACTAAGTGTCATACCccgaaatttcaaaaaaataattttttttcttatattatttttgaatttactattcaCATGGGTGCGTGTGGAGCCATGTTCACTTTTGTATTTTTTGCAAAGCATTACCTTATTTATAACGAGAAAATAAACATGCATTTTCCAATCCCAGCATCTTACACCAACCTTGAGAGAGTGGCATATCACCAAACGTATAACTAGTAAATTTGGCTAAACTTTCCCTTCTCCCAAAAATCAATCAATGCAATAAAAAGGCAGGGAATTCAACATTTATGCAAATAATGGGAGCACTGCCAAGGCATTGATATTTTACTGTATTCCACATTAAAAATTAGCACGACAACTCATCTTATGACACTAAAATCAAAATGTACTGTATGAAGATATATTAATTAAATATAAAGGGGCATCCATCATACCCATAGAAGTCCGAAAACTGTGTCATCACTAAGGTCATACTGTTCTCTGAGAGTCAACAGTGCATGCACGAAATGATGCTTGCCACCACTTTCCTTAAGGGCCTTCGCATGCTCTTCTATGATCTTCTTGGTCAGGTGATCCCTTCTCTCATTGTGGGTCTTGTAAAGCTCCTCATTAAGTGGAAACAGCCATCTCAAGTACCAAACATATTCAGCAATAGAGAGAGATGCACCTATTTTTATCCCGTTGTTGACAATACTCTTGAACTCCTGCCCTTCTTCGTTAATGTCACCATTTGCATTCATGAACCGCTTCCCAAAAACTAGCCGTGTTATATTGTTGAAAGACACCATAGCAAGGTGACTCCTCACAACTAATGGCTTTCCTTCATTACCTAAAAACATTTGAACAATTAATTTACAACTCAACTCAATAGGATATTGCTATGAATCTTATACTATTTTGCTATGAACTTTGCAATTAGAATTGTGTTATTAACAAGGGTAAAAATAGTGTGCTACGACAAAATAGCGCATCCTTTAAAATCTGCTACTATAGCGAATCTATAACGCGCTATAGCGAACGATATATTGTACACTGATTTCATTTAGCAAATCTTGTTGTATTTTGTTGAATGAATCTTATAACATATTCTATGAATGTTGCAATTAGAATTATGGTATGAATCTTATAAAATGTTGCTATGAATGCTTTTTCTTGTCAGAATCAGTGTGTACAATGCTTTGGCATCCGGCCTTGGCACGACGCTTCGATGGATGGCTCGTATTGTTTGTGGTACTGAAATCGGATCCAAAACGTCACATAACAGtgctctttttctttttctttttctttttttgcggggttcTTTTTCTTTTCGATGCAAGCTTGACACTAAGAAAGGTACACAACAGTTAAACATTTTGCTAATCCGGCAAACTCCCATCCCAACACGAGACTAACAGGAGAAAGCAATTCGTCAACCACTCGACGCACCAGTTTATTTGCAGCAGCAACAATAATGCATGGCATAAGTGAACATAAAAAAGGTGCGATCTCGGTTGCTTGCTTTGCTTACCGGGGCCGATGGCGGCGCGGTGGACAGACGCGACCATGGCAGTGACCTCGTCCTCCCGGATGGGGCGCAGCGCCTCGAGCCGCTTCTGTGTGAAGAGCTCGAGATTGCACAGCTTGCGCACCTTGATGTAGTGCGGGCCGTAGTCGGCCCAGACGAGGTCCTGGCCGTTGCGGCTGAAGCGCTGGGTGGAGCGGTTCCGGGTGCGGTTGGCGAGCTGCTGGTCGTGCTCCTTGAGCACTTCCTTGGCCAGCTCCGGCGTGGAGACGACGACGGTGAGGGAGGAGCCGAACCACACGGAGAAGATTGGCCCGTACCACTCCGCCCACTCCTGGAAGCAGCGGCACCGCACGTGCTTGATCTGGCGTAGGTTGCCCACCACCGGCCATGGGCACGGGCCCGGCGGGAGGCGCAGCCAGTCGAGTAGCGCCAGCAAGATCGGGATCGCCACCAGCGCCAGGACGATGGGGAGAAGCACCGAGGCCGCGTCCATGGTGGCTACCTATGAGTGACTGCTAGCTTTGTTCAGTTCTGTTATGGGTTGGGAGAAATGGTGGTAGGGCATGCACAAGGTACACTGTATGTGAGAGTAGAAACTAATGGGCATGAAACAGAGAACGAAAATATCCTTTTATAGGCCATTTGTGCTATCTTCTCATCTATCTACCTACCCCTTTAGCCAAACTGGTCGCGAGTATCTATAATGGACGTGACTATACAGCGGCGGGGCAGGTATCTATAATGGACGTGACTATCTATCTATCTTGTATCTATAAAATCATGACCTTAGTACCTACAACCGGCAAAAAAAAGTAGCTTAGAGTTTTAACTCTCAAACTTGATACTTGCGACCGAGAAAATAAAAAATTTCATATGCAAAATCGAAGTTTTAACGATTAAAACTTAAAGCTTCATGTGCATTCGTGCGGGATTCAACTACTTCGCGTGCCCCTGTGAAGTTCCGCCCCATGCATACATTAGTAAATAAATAAAAACCAGGCTGGCAGCACATGCATGCGAAGCATCATGAAAAAGTAGAAAAACAGGAGCGTATGTAGACATTTATGTATCTCAAGTAGGAACAAAAAAGAGCAGTATGCGCTAGCACCATGCTAGAGATCATTACTATTCACAGATGCCATAttacaactactccctccgttccaaattactcgtcgaactaaaaccacgacgagtaatttgaaGCGGAGGGAGTCGTAAATTTGAAATTAATTAGTTACGAGATTACAAGTACTTAGTTTTCAGATTAAAACATGCTTAGTCGTGAGATTGCAAAGTGTTTAGTTGACAAAAGTTTAAACATGTTTAGTTGCCAAATGTACTCAATTGGAAATAAAAGCTTAATTAGTTGTTACATTCCAAGGTATTTACTTGTCAATTTAAACGAATTAGTTTCCAAACCGCACATGTGTGTACTGCCAAAATGTTAGAAAAATGTTTCCTTTGTTGCCAGGTTAAAATTTTGTAATCCTAGATTACAAGTTGTTTAATAGGAATTGTAAAAAGAAAAGTCCTATAATAATCTGACACGCATGCATACGCTCTAGAGGTACACTAGTGACTATATAGCCTTACTAAATCATCGCTGGCGCACGTTGCTGCCCCCATCCCTTTTGGCAAAAAAATAAAGGAATATACGTAAATATGTCGATACACAAAACATAGAAGTTAAATCTACGTAAACTTCCTCATGTATTGGAAGCAAAAAGAAAATTATTAGTTCTATGAAAACATAAAGGGGTCCATTTACAGAAAATGATTTTATAGCACTGCAAAGCGCATAATAGCTTAAGGGATGTATCTTCCTTGCCACTCACCTACAAAATACAGTATACACTCGACAATGAACTCATCTTCACTTAAATAATCCTCCATTTTCCCTATTGCATGTTAACTGACCTGATCTGCAGCCATTTTAAATAGTCAGCTCATGAATTCCACTACGGAAATAATAATCTAGATCATGAATTCCACTCCGTTGACTGTCAAGATTAAGTCACTCCATTGACTTTCATGAGCAGACATGAGTAGCCTAGGAGTACTCTTGTCAACCAAAGGAATATGGAAATAAACCGGGACTAATGACCAAAAGCACAACACTCCTTGAATTTTGCACTATTTTTGACAGTTTCAGAACCAAAGGCATGTCCAAGAGCAGTACAACCTACTTGACATATATATAGCCAGTAGAGGTTCTTCAGAACCACAAGAATTGACATTTTCATTGTGGTTTCATCCCCGACTCCGCtggcggccgccgccgccgccgccactatgcagccccctccgccgccctcgcccaTGGCCCCCGTagcccccgccgcctcccccgccgccgcccctccccctccccctcccagcCCGGCCGGGGATGAAGGCCCTGACCCAGATCCCGACCCGCGCTCCTCTTCGGCGGTCGTTCTTTTCGCCCCTGCTGCTCCGGCCCCGGCGCCGGCTGCTCAGGCCCCTGCTGCTCCGGCACCGGCGCCGGCCGCTCCGGCCCCTGCGGCTCCGACCCCGGCGCCGGCCGCTCCGGCCCCTGCTGCTCCGGCACCAGCGCCGGCCGCTCCGGCCCCTGCGGCTCCGACCCCAGCGCCCGCCGCTCTGGCCCCGGCCGCCCCGGACCTGGCCGCTCCGGCCCCTGCGGCTCCGACCCCGGCGCCCGCCGCTCTGGCCCCGACCGCCCCGGCTTGGGTGGAGGTTGGgagacggcgccgcccgagcctgGAGAAGGTGGCTGCTCCCCCTCCCAGGAAGGATGCTGGACTGCCTCGCACTTTCAAGCAGAGGACTTTCGGCCTCTGCTTTCGGTGCTTGGCGTCGGACCACTTCGTCGCGGGCTGCCGCGGCCCTGTCCGGTGCTTGGGATGTGGCCACTCCGGCCATCGCGAGCGGGAGTGCTTGGCACGGCATCCTGCCGGTTCAGAACCTCGCCGTCCCCCCCTCGCGCCTACCGGGCCTCGTCAGCGGCCTCCCCCTGCAGCGGATCGCCTCCAGCCCCACTTCATCGACCTGGTCGCACTTGGGCTTCGGTGGTTTCTCATCAAGACAACCCTGCGACTGATGGTGTCGTGCCGGCGGCTGTCCCCGGCGTGCCTCCTGCTGTTTTGGAGCCCTTGCGGCCTCTCCTTGCAGCTCAGGCGGAGGCGCTCGGCGCTGAGTTACAGGCCTTGTTCGCTGCTCGTCTTGAGGTGTTGTTCAAGCCTCTTCAAGACTTGGTTGCTGCTGTGGAGAGTTGGACTGCTCAAGTCTCAAGCCTATGGGAACCTATGGAAGCTATCGGGGGCAGCCAAGACCTTGCCAATGTTGAATCTGCTCCTCCTGCTGTGGCCGTTGGTGAGGATTGCAGTGCGCTTGTTGTGGCTGGCTGCTCAGCTGAGTTGAGTGAGAAGGCTCAGTCCGTTGATGATCAGCCTGCCTTGGAAAAGGTCATGCTCGAGGATGATCCTCCTGACTTGGCTTCTGTCCTACCCGGGATGTCGACACTGGAGGAGCCGAAGGTTTCCAGTGCTCCTTGCACCGGGAAGCCTTCAAAGGAGCTGATCCAGATGGGTGCAGATGAGCCTCTTGGGAGAGCCTCCTCTCCGTGGGGGGAGTTCCTCGAAGAGCTTGCTCTCACTGTGTCGAGCTCGCCGCAAGTTTTGCAGGTGGGAGAGgctgccccttctctctttgagCGACGAAGCTGCCGTTTGGACAAGAAAAACAAAGATTGCGACATTCCTGTAGCCAAGCGCGCGGAGTATAGGCGGGCGGAGGCCTTTGGAGAGGTTCCAACACTCAAGAGCAAAGGAAAAGCATCTGAGGAAGACCTGAATGAGAAGATGCAACACTATCTGCAGATGTACAAGAAGGAACACACGCCCAAGGTGATCGAGGCGGTGCGCGCATTAGTTCAGGCCAATGCTTGACCACTTCTGTTGCCAGGGTGCACTTCGGTGTGCTGCCATTGTGTGGGTGTTTGCGGAGTTCGTCTTTGTTGGATATAAGGCATGGCCTCCGTTCCTAGGTCTGGGGGCTCTTGTTTCCGGCACAGATGATGTGCCATGAGTTGTTGGGTGGGTTTTTTTGCCGGTTTCCCATATTAACCGCGCGTTGTATGGTTTTCGGGTCCGGTTTCCCTATTAACTGGACCATTTTCCCTCTTCTATAATGCAAAGGCAGAGCACCTGCCGTTCACGCTCAAAATTGTGGTTTCAGCAAATAAAGTTTCTGCTGGCTATTTGAATCAGCAAATAAATAAAGGTTCAGCAAATCCTGTTTTTGCAGTGTTTCACTAGAATAAAGGTTCAGTGTTTCACTACTGAACTGGGATTTACTGATCAGTGTTTTTGCAGTGTATTGTCATTGTCATTGTGCTTTCAGTAGAATCAAGGCTTAGTGTCCATGGCCTATAGGAGTACTATATGTATATATTCAGTGTTGGGTGTTGAGCAAACAAATAAAGGTTCAGTGTTCAGCAAACAAATAAAGGTTTAGTGTTTTTACTACAATTGTCATTTTGCAGCTAAAAAAAGCTCATGAAGTGAGCAATCGTTGAAACCCCTAGGCAACAATTTGAACAGAAGATCAAACATTTTGCCCAAGAGTTTCAGATCCGTGGAGAGCAGAGCACAACAAACATCACGCCAAAGATCAAACATTTGTTGCCCAAGAGGTCCATATCAGTAAACACTTTATTTCCCTTGCTGTAATGGAATGGGGGGAGACAGAGGAATTAAAATGACGGAATGGAAGTTACCACTTATTACCACGGGAAGGTCCTCCATCCGGAAGGACGGCAAATTGTTGTGGCGCCGTGCTGGTACTCCAACCTGCTCAGCTCGCCCACCACCGCGACATCTTCCATGGGCTGCTGCAGGGAGGGGGATCCACAGGCAGGTCAATGGTGAAAGGAACTCTGCATCCGCAAATCGGTCGATCTGTCAGAAACACCTACAGGAAAGAAGATGGGAGAGGATGATAGCGCAACCTATGCTCGTTGGTGAAGACTGTGAGCGACCCCATGTCGTCCTTGGCGTGGGGACGTCGGCGACGACGAGGGACCTGAGGAAGGGGATGGAGGAAAGGTGGGAAGGATTTTCGCTGGGTTACCTCGTAGTCTCGTCTCGTACAGATGAGGGGATGAGGGCGACGTTACCTCCCCAGCGCGTAGGGGGGGAATTCTGGGCGCTGGCGGACTCCGAGGAGGATGCCTATGACGATGAAGGGCGGTCTCCGACGACTTCGGATCACATCTGTGAGTTCTTTGCAGTGGGATACAGCGAGCATCGAGGACGTGGGTTCATACGGCGGCAGGGGATCTGCGCTCCTACGCGATCGTCGTCATGGCTTCAGGCCACGGCAACCAAGCACAGCCGCCGCCGCACAACTCGCAAGATCAAAACGTGCAAGCTGCTGCCAAGGTTTTGATTTTCGGTTTGTGTATTTTTTCGCCCCAGGCTTTCAAAAATTTCGGCAAATTTGACCAAATTTTTACCAAAAAATGGCTGGAATTTAACCAAATTCTAGTTTTTCGCCAAAAGATATTTTCTGCCCCAGGCCGAGATGGGTGAAGTCTATTTTTTCGGCCAAAATTCAAAACACAGGCTGTTGTCGCCAACTCGGGTACCCGGACGGCCGGCGCTGTTGTTCCTGGCCGCGGCGGGAACCGGGGCAGGGGCGTGGCTACGGCGGTGGAGGGGTCTATGGCAGGAACGCCGGAGGTGCGGGTAGACAATTCTGGGGGAATCAGCAAGATGGGTTCGTTGCCGCTGCACACAACTCCTTCTATGGCTCGTCCTCCGCCGGAGGGCGCGGCAACACCGGGAGTGACCATGGCGGCCGGGAATTTCAAGGGCCGACGGGAGGCTTTGTCCAGGGTCCGGTAGGGCCACAACGCTATGCTCCTCGACAAGGGGGGATGGTGCTCCGTGGGGGCCGTGGTGGTGGAGGCATGGGTGGAGGACGCAACCTGCGACATCCACGAAGGCAGGAGCCTCCTCCTAGGCGTTTTTTTTTTGAATTGAGGGGCATGCCCCCGATTTCATTTCATTGCATGAAAGGAAACCAATAAAACAGAGCGAGTAGTCTTAGATTCCATCCAGCCCCAGATGTCCTACCATGACATCCAGGCATCAGCAACTAGACAGCCAAGAGAAGGCTCGTAACTTCGTGAAGCGTGAAGCATGATCCGCCAATGACCGTGACCGCACCGCCCACGATGACTCAACTTGTGGTACCAACTGAGTCGTCGACTCTTTTCGGCGAAGCTATCACGGTGGTGAGGGCTTTGGCGGCTGTACCTCCCGAGAGTGTGAAGGCACCAACAGAGGCTACAGGTGCTTGCATTGACAAGGGTAGCGATGTGTCAGAACACCAAAGGGCAGCGGAAAAGAGAGAAGTTGTACTGTTTTAGATGTGGGGAGCCAGGTCACTATGCCGCGGGATGCTCTAAAGAGTTATGTGACATTTGTTTGTGTTAGCCTAAGCTCCACCCGACTAGTGTAGATCTTTTCTGTTTCAAATAAGCAGCTGCATGGCCGTTGTGTTGGATGCATGCAGCATGTACGTAGGAGGGGGAGGAGTGCCTGCGAGCACGATCATCCACTCCACGCTCTATCTGTTTTCTGTTAGGCCCGGTCAGTGTGGCGAGCTGAAGATTCGGACGTCGTGGGATGGCACGGCAGACTCGGATCTTAGCGGACTGGCCGGGCACGTAGCTAAGTAGGAGTTTCTTTGTATTCAGTTAGCGA
This genomic window from Aegilops tauschii subsp. strangulata cultivar AL8/78 chromosome 4, Aet v6.0, whole genome shotgun sequence contains:
- the LOC141021424 gene encoding cytochrome P450 98A1-like; its protein translation is MDAASVLLPIVLALVAIPILLALLDWLRLPPGPCPWPVVGNLRQIKHVRCRCFQEWAEWYGPIFSVWFGSSLTVVVSTPELAKEVLKEHDQQLANRTRNRSTQRFSRNGQDLVWADYGPHYIKVRKLCNLELFTQKRLEALRPIREDEVTAMVASVHRAAIGPGNEGKPLVVRSHLAMVSFNNITRLVFGKRFMNANGDINEEGQEFKSIVNNGIKIGASLSIAEYVWYLRWLFPLNEELYKTHNERRDHLTKKIIEEHAKALKESGGKHHFVHALLTLREQYDLSDDTVFGLLWDIITTGMDTTVISVEWAMAELVRYPRVQKKLQEELDSVIGRDRVMSETDFQKLPYLLAVVKESLRLHPATPLMLPHKASASVKVGDYNIPKGADVTVNVWAIARNPDVWSNPLEYRPERFLEESIDIKGGDFRVLPFGAGRRVCPGAQLGINLVASMIGHLLHHFEWSLPEGTMPEDVDMMESPGIVTFMSTPLQAVAKPRLDKEELYNRVPVEM